The following are encoded in a window of Mycobacterium vicinigordonae genomic DNA:
- a CDS encoding WS/DGAT/MGAT family O-acyltransferase: MQQLSWSDDMMLRAEGPATPLQIQMLLIYDPSTALGGKVTFKGILEELDARLHLADVFRRRLTELPGGLHMPYWVDDPNFDLEYHVRHIGLPQPGDWRQLCIQVARLHARQVDLRRPPWEITVIEGLNAVPGVPKGSFALALKLHHCAVDGMASVQMIAALHDLAADSPRPPGPDRPWRPAPLPSASELLSRTAVNAVLHPVRAGRVVASSAPQLVRVLAGMPGKLVGGLLKSVSDGRPANTLFPPKTRFNQAVSPHRVFEARFHDLADVKRIKASVPGATVNDVALAYVGGALRQYLAGHGELPDESLVAACPISLRDAGDTSGKGNMLFGRLQALGTDIADPLRRLAVIAESTARSRSEEEHATRTQVLELVATLPTVLLGVTAKAASVLPFSGPTVANTTVTNVPGPTEPIYFRGARLLRAAGLGPLIGGLNLCHVVASYNGTLCISATADRDALPDPAKYAECMDGAFTELLAAVG; encoded by the coding sequence TTGCAGCAGCTGAGTTGGAGTGACGACATGATGTTGCGGGCCGAGGGGCCCGCGACACCGCTGCAGATCCAGATGCTGCTGATCTACGACCCATCGACGGCACTCGGCGGAAAAGTGACCTTCAAGGGCATTCTGGAAGAGCTCGACGCCAGGCTGCACTTAGCGGACGTCTTTCGCCGGCGGTTGACCGAGCTGCCAGGTGGTCTGCATATGCCCTACTGGGTCGACGACCCGAACTTCGACCTGGAGTACCACGTCCGCCACATCGGGCTGCCGCAGCCGGGAGACTGGCGGCAACTGTGCATTCAGGTGGCGCGACTACACGCACGGCAGGTCGACCTGCGCCGCCCGCCGTGGGAGATCACGGTCATCGAAGGTCTCAACGCCGTGCCGGGTGTGCCGAAAGGCTCCTTCGCCCTGGCGCTGAAGCTGCATCACTGCGCGGTCGACGGCATGGCCAGTGTGCAGATGATTGCGGCGCTGCACGACTTGGCCGCCGACAGTCCCCGCCCGCCGGGGCCGGACCGACCGTGGCGTCCAGCGCCGCTGCCATCGGCCTCCGAGCTGCTCTCGCGGACGGCGGTCAACGCCGTGCTGCACCCCGTGCGGGCCGGCCGGGTCGTCGCGTCGAGTGCACCGCAACTGGTCCGTGTTCTGGCGGGCATGCCCGGAAAACTGGTCGGCGGCCTGCTGAAATCAGTTTCCGACGGCCGACCCGCAAACACGCTGTTTCCGCCGAAAACCCGGTTCAACCAAGCGGTCTCGCCACACCGGGTCTTTGAGGCCCGATTCCACGACCTGGCCGACGTCAAGCGCATCAAGGCGAGTGTGCCGGGAGCTACTGTCAATGACGTGGCACTGGCCTACGTCGGTGGAGCGCTGCGCCAGTACTTGGCCGGCCACGGCGAACTGCCCGACGAGTCGCTGGTCGCCGCATGCCCGATCTCGCTGCGCGACGCGGGCGACACTAGCGGCAAGGGCAACATGTTGTTCGGTCGGTTGCAGGCTCTGGGTACCGACATCGCAGATCCCCTGCGGCGGTTAGCCGTCATTGCCGAGTCCACTGCCCGGAGCCGGTCCGAAGAAGAGCACGCCACCCGAACCCAGGTGCTCGAGCTGGTGGCGACGCTGCCTACGGTGCTGCTGGGCGTGACAGCCAAGGCAGCCAGCGTGCTGCCATTCTCCGGTCCCACCGTCGCGAACACCACGGTGACCAACGTGCCGGGCCCCACCGAACCGATCTATTTTCGCGGCGCACGCCTGTTGCGCGCCGCGGGCCTGGGACCGTTGATCGGTGGCCTGAACCTCTGCCACGTGGTCGCCAGCTACAACGGCACTTTGTGCATCAGCGCCACTGCCGACCGCGACGCCCTGCCGGACCCGGCGAAGTACGCCGAATGCATGGACGGCGCCTTCACCGAGTTGCTCGCGGCCGTGGGCTGA
- a CDS encoding PPE family protein — MTAPVWMAAPPEVHSTLLSSGAGPGSLLAAAAAWNALGAEYAAVAAELSAALAAVQGSSWQGPTAAAHATAHVPYLAWLTRMSADSARAATRHEVAAGAYSAALAAMPTMAELAANHAMHGVLIATNFFGINTIPIAINEADYVRMWIQAATTMSVYQAVSSSALASATPTDQSPRILAAEAAPAEPATTPPTDPIEELLAWSEHFTSMYRALKGLILDPVGTVIRLITDFATNPVAAVTTWMPLIYVFLYAATFAVMGTPIYNAIAAPFGVIPLALALCTISVASEVPAALVAEAPPVPAEQQVTPVASVTPAMTTAGVPPTPSSLPSQAPAATATAAAPPPSGFQGFAYLVGGAGPGPTMGPPLRTRASASAPASGITAASAASAAASARAKARRRRRGDVKNRGYRDEYLTLDDTPDWTPDEQLDNDVAGSDAGAGPLGFTGTAMRSRVREAAGLTTLAGDSFTDAPTVPMMPGSWGGDPDGARPSAN, encoded by the coding sequence ATGACGGCTCCGGTTTGGATGGCGGCACCTCCCGAGGTGCATTCGACGTTGCTGAGCAGCGGCGCGGGTCCCGGATCGTTGCTGGCTGCCGCCGCGGCTTGGAATGCGCTGGGCGCGGAATACGCCGCCGTCGCGGCGGAATTGTCCGCCGCCTTGGCCGCCGTTCAAGGCAGCTCCTGGCAGGGGCCGACGGCCGCGGCCCACGCCACGGCCCATGTGCCGTATCTGGCCTGGCTGACGCGAATGAGTGCCGACAGCGCGCGTGCGGCCACACGACACGAGGTGGCCGCTGGCGCCTATTCGGCGGCGCTCGCCGCGATGCCGACCATGGCTGAGCTCGCGGCCAACCATGCCATGCACGGCGTGCTGATCGCGACGAACTTCTTCGGGATCAACACCATCCCCATCGCCATCAACGAAGCGGACTACGTACGGATGTGGATCCAGGCCGCCACGACGATGAGTGTCTATCAAGCGGTTTCGTCGTCCGCGCTCGCGAGCGCGACACCAACGGACCAGTCACCGCGCATTCTGGCCGCCGAAGCGGCACCCGCCGAACCCGCGACCACACCGCCCACCGACCCGATCGAAGAGCTGCTGGCCTGGTCCGAGCACTTCACCAGCATGTACCGAGCACTTAAGGGGCTGATTCTCGACCCGGTCGGCACGGTCATCCGGCTGATCACCGACTTCGCAACGAACCCGGTCGCCGCCGTCACCACCTGGATGCCCCTGATCTATGTGTTCCTCTACGCGGCAACATTCGCCGTGATGGGCACACCCATCTACAACGCGATCGCGGCACCTTTCGGCGTGATCCCGCTTGCCTTGGCGCTCTGCACTATCTCGGTCGCTTCCGAGGTCCCCGCCGCGCTGGTCGCCGAGGCCCCGCCGGTGCCGGCCGAACAACAGGTCACCCCCGTTGCCAGCGTCACCCCCGCTATGACCACCGCCGGTGTGCCGCCCACACCGAGCAGCCTGCCGTCACAGGCGCCGGCGGCTACCGCCACCGCGGCCGCTCCCCCGCCATCGGGCTTCCAGGGATTCGCCTATCTGGTGGGCGGTGCCGGGCCCGGGCCCACCATGGGACCGCCGCTACGCACCCGGGCCAGCGCGAGCGCACCGGCATCTGGAATCACCGCCGCCAGCGCCGCATCGGCAGCCGCCAGCGCCAGAGCCAAAGCCCGTCGACGTCGACGCGGCGACGTCAAGAACCGCGGCTACCGCGACGAATACCTCACCCTCGACGACACCCCGGACTGGACTCCGGACGAACAGCTGGATAACGACGTCGCAGGGTCGGACGCCGGAGCCGGACCACTCGGATTCACCGGTACCGCAATGAGATCCAGGGTTCGTGAGGCAGCCGGGTTGACCACGCTTGCTGGCGACTCGTTCACCGATGCACCCACCGTTCCGATGATGCCGGGCAGCTGGGGCGGCGACCCCGACGGTGCGAGACCGTCGGCGAACTGA
- a CDS encoding SRPBCC family protein: MSDRIETDRTIAAPASEIFAVLCDPQGHVAIDSSGMLQDADGEAVRAVGDSFVVHMDRESLNDFPQLGKYDVTVEITEFEQDRLIAWTILGQLRPQIGHVYGYRLRPADDGAGTVVTSFYDWSNIDQQWRDAGIFPVISELALRATLGILDRTVRRGYPRGR; encoded by the coding sequence ATGAGCGACCGTATCGAGACCGATCGCACTATTGCGGCGCCGGCATCCGAGATTTTCGCGGTGCTGTGCGATCCGCAAGGCCACGTGGCTATCGACTCCTCGGGCATGCTGCAGGACGCTGACGGCGAGGCGGTGCGTGCGGTAGGCGACAGCTTCGTGGTGCATATGGATCGCGAGTCACTCAACGACTTTCCGCAGTTGGGCAAGTACGACGTCACAGTCGAGATCACCGAGTTTGAACAGGACCGGCTGATCGCGTGGACGATCCTCGGCCAGCTCCGGCCACAGATCGGTCACGTCTACGGCTACCGGCTGCGACCGGCGGACGATGGCGCGGGCACCGTAGTGACGTCGTTCTACGATTGGTCAAACATCGACCAACAGTGGCGCGACGCCGGAATTTTCCCGGTCATCTCCGAACTCGCGTTGCGCGCGACGTTGGGGATCCTGGACCGGACTGTCCGCCGCGGCTATCCGCGGGGTCGGTAG
- a CDS encoding Tex family protein: MTQTATTKPVNARLAEELAIRQAQVDAAVRLLDEGATVPFIARYRKEVTGSLDDGQLRALEARLHYVRELDQRRSAVLASIEEQGKLTDTLKAALLAADNKARIEDIYLPYKPKRRTKAQIAREAGLEPLADRLLADPNLVPEDAATDFTGDEFPDVVDVAAALEGARHILVERVAEDAELVGAIRESFWSRATLRTSPWSEETAKSAEAQKFRDYFAFSEAVEKMPSHRVLAVLRGEKEKVLSFTFEAGQDDEYEAMIARTLGVTLSSTAPATRWLAATVSFAWRTRLMFAASVDARMRLRQRAEADAVAVFARNLKDLLLAAPAGARTTLGLDPGFRTGVKVAVVDGTGKVLDTCAVYPHQPQRQWDSAKATLAALVLRHGVELIAVGNGTASRETDALANELIADIRVAGSTAKTPVKAMVSEAGASVYSASAYAAHELPELDVTLRGAVSIARRLQDPLAELVKIEPKSIGVGQYQHDVTPGILARSLDAVVEDAVNGVGVDLNTASVPLLARVSGISESLAESIVAYRDQTGPFPNRRALLSVPRLGPKAFEQCAGFLRIRGGDDPLDASGVHPEAYPVVRRILDHSGMDLAEIIGDERTLRKLHPANFADDRFGVPTVTDIIAELEKPGRDPRPAFNSAKFAAGVEKVADLQPGMILEGVVTNVAAFGAFVDVGVHQDGLVHVSAMAERYVADPHEVVRSGQVVRVKVMEVDVERQRIGLSLRLGDNPQRDRRGDRDNPRQQRRPQHTASPRPRDAQPAGGSNSMARALRDAGFG; the protein is encoded by the coding sequence GTGACTCAAACAGCCACCACCAAACCCGTAAATGCCCGTCTCGCTGAGGAACTGGCGATCCGGCAGGCGCAGGTGGACGCCGCCGTGCGCCTACTCGACGAAGGCGCCACCGTCCCGTTCATCGCCCGCTACCGCAAGGAGGTCACTGGCAGTCTCGACGACGGGCAGCTACGGGCCCTGGAAGCCAGATTGCACTACGTGCGCGAACTCGACCAACGACGGTCCGCAGTGCTGGCGTCAATCGAGGAGCAGGGCAAGCTCACCGACACCTTGAAAGCCGCGCTGCTGGCCGCCGACAACAAGGCGCGCATAGAGGACATCTACTTGCCATACAAGCCCAAGCGGCGGACCAAGGCGCAGATCGCCCGGGAAGCGGGGCTCGAGCCGCTGGCCGACCGACTGCTTGCCGATCCCAACCTGGTTCCCGAGGACGCCGCGACCGATTTCACCGGCGACGAATTCCCCGATGTCGTCGACGTGGCTGCAGCACTCGAAGGTGCCCGGCACATCCTTGTAGAGCGAGTGGCCGAGGATGCCGAACTGGTCGGTGCCATCCGAGAATCCTTCTGGTCACGAGCGACACTGCGTACCTCGCCCTGGTCTGAAGAAACCGCGAAAAGTGCTGAAGCGCAGAAGTTTCGCGACTATTTCGCCTTCTCCGAAGCGGTGGAGAAGATGCCGTCGCACCGGGTCCTCGCGGTGTTGCGGGGCGAAAAAGAGAAGGTCCTGTCGTTCACCTTTGAGGCAGGTCAGGACGATGAGTACGAGGCGATGATCGCGCGCACGCTGGGCGTGACCCTGTCCTCGACGGCGCCCGCCACGCGGTGGCTGGCGGCCACCGTGAGCTTCGCGTGGCGCACCCGACTGATGTTCGCGGCGTCGGTCGACGCCCGGATGCGGTTGCGTCAACGCGCCGAAGCCGACGCCGTAGCCGTGTTCGCGCGAAACCTCAAGGACCTGCTGCTGGCCGCGCCGGCCGGCGCCCGCACCACCCTGGGCTTGGACCCTGGATTTCGCACCGGCGTGAAAGTGGCCGTTGTCGATGGCACGGGCAAAGTCCTGGACACCTGCGCCGTCTATCCGCATCAGCCTCAGCGGCAATGGGATTCGGCGAAGGCAACACTGGCCGCTCTGGTCCTGCGGCACGGCGTCGAGCTGATCGCCGTTGGCAACGGCACCGCCTCACGCGAGACCGACGCACTGGCGAACGAGCTGATCGCGGATATCCGCGTCGCTGGCAGCACAGCGAAAACCCCGGTCAAGGCGATGGTCAGCGAGGCCGGCGCGTCGGTCTACTCGGCGTCCGCCTACGCCGCACACGAGCTTCCCGAACTCGACGTGACACTGCGCGGTGCCGTGTCGATCGCGCGTCGCCTGCAGGACCCACTGGCCGAACTGGTCAAGATCGAACCCAAATCGATCGGAGTGGGGCAATACCAGCACGACGTGACGCCGGGCATCCTTGCCCGAAGTCTGGACGCGGTGGTCGAGGATGCGGTCAACGGCGTGGGGGTCGACCTGAACACCGCATCCGTGCCCCTGTTGGCGCGGGTGTCCGGTATCTCCGAATCCCTGGCGGAGTCGATCGTGGCCTACCGCGACCAAACCGGCCCGTTCCCCAACCGTCGCGCGCTGCTGAGCGTTCCGAGACTGGGCCCGAAGGCATTTGAGCAGTGCGCCGGTTTCCTGCGCATCCGCGGGGGCGACGATCCACTCGACGCCTCCGGCGTGCACCCCGAGGCGTACCCGGTCGTACGGCGCATCCTGGACCACTCTGGGATGGACCTGGCCGAGATCATCGGCGACGAGCGGACGCTGCGGAAACTTCACCCGGCCAATTTCGCCGACGATCGCTTCGGTGTCCCGACCGTGACCGACATCATTGCCGAACTGGAAAAACCGGGCCGCGACCCTCGGCCCGCGTTCAACTCCGCCAAATTCGCCGCCGGGGTCGAGAAGGTCGCGGACCTGCAGCCTGGGATGATTCTGGAGGGGGTGGTCACCAACGTGGCTGCGTTCGGCGCATTTGTGGACGTCGGAGTGCACCAGGACGGCCTCGTGCACGTTTCGGCGATGGCCGAGCGCTATGTCGCCGACCCGCACGAGGTCGTTCGCTCGGGGCAGGTGGTACGGGTGAAAGTGATGGAAGTCGACGTCGAACGCCAGCGGATCGGACTGAGCCTGCGCCTCGGCGACAATCCGCAACGGGACCGGCGTGGCGACCGTGACAACCCACGTCAGCAGCGCCGTCCGCAGCACACAGCTAGCCCCCGACCCCGCGACGCCCAGCCAGCAGGCGGTTCGAACTCGATGGCGCGGGCGTTGCGCGACGCAGGGTTCGGGTAG
- a CDS encoding acyltransferase family protein, with product MLLATLKPGAPSDNATRERDRAVDVARLTALIVVMFGHCALLLGTVDSDGVHIGNLLGALPELAPITWLVQVMPLFFLAGGAAGAYGWHQGTAWGSWLFTRAQRLCRPVFWYLAAWAAALVVAGKALGEESAADLGRECVALLWFLGVYLVALAFVPVLTRLRSGRSIGLVVGGLLAAATAVDGIRFTVGTAESGVANFLIVWLIPVVIGVGYARGLIKVAAAVWTAVCALAAQVALAVAGCYEVSLVVTGAERMSNVSPPTLLLALHCTWMSCAFVAAAGAIRRWAARPRVWRVVAMGNAGAMTLYLWHIPAIAVAAFALNGFGLDAYDVHAPGFWELLALRAVVFAGVMIVTFRLLSPLEHRRLPWWDAPIHATGTRSKMAGALICVSGVALVLLAKNGLTGADGWTAFGCFVAAALAARLSAGARSGS from the coding sequence ATGCTTCTCGCCACCCTCAAACCCGGCGCGCCGTCCGACAACGCGACCCGGGAACGCGACCGAGCCGTCGACGTTGCACGACTGACCGCGTTGATCGTCGTCATGTTCGGGCATTGCGCACTACTGCTCGGCACTGTCGACTCCGATGGCGTACACATCGGGAACCTGCTCGGCGCTTTGCCGGAGCTTGCCCCGATCACCTGGCTGGTTCAGGTCATGCCGCTGTTCTTCCTGGCCGGAGGTGCCGCCGGTGCTTACGGCTGGCATCAGGGCACGGCGTGGGGTTCGTGGCTGTTCACCCGCGCGCAGCGACTGTGCCGACCGGTGTTCTGGTATCTCGCGGCGTGGGCGGCCGCGCTGGTAGTGGCCGGCAAGGCGCTCGGGGAGGAATCGGCGGCCGACCTCGGCCGCGAGTGTGTCGCGTTGCTGTGGTTTCTCGGCGTCTACCTGGTAGCCCTGGCTTTTGTGCCCGTGCTGACCCGGTTGCGTTCTGGACGCTCGATCGGGCTGGTGGTGGGCGGTCTCCTAGCGGCGGCGACTGCCGTCGACGGCATCCGGTTCACGGTCGGCACGGCGGAATCCGGTGTGGCGAACTTTCTGATCGTCTGGCTGATCCCTGTAGTGATCGGCGTCGGGTACGCGCGGGGTCTGATCAAGGTGGCCGCTGCGGTGTGGACAGCGGTCTGCGCGCTGGCCGCGCAAGTCGCCCTTGCCGTCGCCGGCTGCTATGAAGTGTCGTTGGTGGTCACCGGCGCCGAGCGGATGTCGAATGTGTCACCGCCGACGTTGCTGCTCGCGCTGCACTGCACGTGGATGTCGTGCGCATTCGTGGCAGCCGCTGGGGCGATCCGGCGCTGGGCGGCCCGGCCCCGGGTCTGGCGCGTCGTGGCAATGGGCAATGCGGGAGCGATGACGCTATATCTGTGGCACATTCCGGCCATCGCCGTCGCGGCTTTCGCCCTGAACGGATTCGGACTGGACGCCTACGACGTGCATGCGCCGGGGTTCTGGGAACTGCTGGCGCTGCGTGCCGTGGTGTTCGCCGGCGTCATGATCGTGACGTTCCGGCTGCTCTCACCGCTCGAACACCGTCGGCTGCCATGGTGGGACGCCCCGATTCACGCCACCGGTACGCGATCGAAAATGGCCGGTGCGCTGATTTGTGTCTCGGGTGTTGCGCTGGTGCTGCTGGCCAAGAACGGCCTGACGGGCGCCGACGGTTGGACGGCATTCGGGTGTTTCGTGGCGGCTGCGCTGGCTGCGCGGCTCAGCGCCGGCGCCCGTTCGGGCAGTTAG
- a CDS encoding nuclear transport factor 2 family protein, which yields MEMWELVAREQIRDTLARYNWSGDAGRVAALAQTFRADGVLEIRGMQSLQGRDAIEGFLGNVAGNVGAAGANVKPIVRHILTNVIFTELTPQRARVSSYFTVVTHVGLDHIGRYRDSLVPEGDAWLIEHRTVSTDWAAPNSAMAGS from the coding sequence GTGGAGATGTGGGAGCTCGTTGCGCGCGAACAGATTCGGGATACTCTGGCGCGTTACAACTGGTCGGGTGACGCCGGGCGGGTTGCGGCGCTCGCGCAGACGTTCCGCGCCGACGGTGTCCTGGAGATCCGCGGGATGCAGTCGCTTCAAGGGCGGGACGCAATCGAGGGATTCCTGGGCAACGTAGCCGGCAACGTCGGGGCCGCGGGCGCGAACGTCAAACCGATCGTCCGACACATCCTGACCAACGTGATATTCACCGAACTGACTCCGCAGCGCGCCCGGGTGTCGTCGTACTTCACCGTGGTCACCCACGTCGGCCTGGACCACATCGGGCGCTATCGCGACAGCTTGGTGCCCGAAGGCGACGCATGGTTGATCGAGCATCGCACGGTGTCGACCGATTGGGCCGCGCCCAACTCGGCGATGGCCGGCAGCTAA